A genome region from Candidatus Hydrogenedentota bacterium includes the following:
- the ruvX gene encoding Holliday junction resolvase RuvX produces MGDLGRVMALDVGDARIGVAFSDPLRVIASPHGVVKAAPRAVALAELKRMAAEREAVLVVAGLPLESSGDEGPQAAKVRAFMEEFSREIPLPVVLQDERLTTVSAERVLISANMRRENRRGVVDKVAAAHILQAWLDRAASRRAAAE; encoded by the coding sequence ATGGGTGACCTGGGCCGCGTCATGGCGCTGGACGTGGGCGACGCGCGCATTGGCGTCGCGTTCAGCGACCCGTTGCGGGTCATTGCCAGCCCCCACGGCGTGGTGAAAGCCGCGCCGCGCGCGGTGGCGCTCGCGGAGCTGAAACGGATGGCGGCGGAGCGCGAGGCGGTGCTGGTGGTGGCGGGGCTGCCGCTGGAGTCCAGCGGGGACGAGGGGCCCCAGGCGGCCAAGGTGCGCGCCTTCATGGAGGAGTTTTCCCGCGAAATCCCCCTGCCGGTGGTCCTGCAGGACGAGCGGCTCACCACGGTGTCGGCGGAGCGCGTGCTTATCTCGGCGAACATGCGCCGCGAAAACCGCCGCGGCGTGGTGGACAAGGTTGCCGCCGCGCACATCCTCCAGGCCTGGCTCGACCGCGCCGCGTCCCGGCGCGCGGCGGCGGAGTAG
- a CDS encoding LysR family transcriptional regulator — protein MTIESLRCFCAVAETGNFRRAAERVFRSQPAVSQQIKALERQLGYALVNRRTGRLTAQGEEFYSRASAIVRSFNALERDMADRGPAGAGEFRLGASDTTAVHFLPPHVRRFTERMPRTRLVITTRSSDAIAAQVLRGELDLGLVTLPQNHPELEEAALFRQRLVPVVPAGHPLAAAGEVHWSDLAGLPMLLIDRRTRTGAALREHFEQVGFSPQVVLDSGSFEVVKRYLAEGAGVSFLPEGILTPSDTGLRALEMPDLQEIVIGALWRRDTPLSRAAGVFLETLGGTVPGQRG, from the coding sequence ATGACCATCGAGTCCCTTCGCTGCTTCTGCGCCGTCGCCGAAACGGGAAACTTCCGGCGCGCCGCCGAGCGGGTGTTCCGCTCGCAGCCCGCCGTGAGCCAGCAGATCAAGGCCCTGGAACGCCAGCTGGGCTATGCCCTGGTCAACCGGCGCACGGGGCGGCTCACGGCGCAGGGGGAGGAGTTCTACTCCCGGGCCTCCGCCATTGTGCGGTCGTTCAACGCCCTGGAACGGGACATGGCGGACCGGGGCCCCGCGGGGGCGGGGGAGTTCCGCCTGGGCGCGAGCGACACGACGGCGGTCCATTTCCTGCCGCCGCATGTGCGCCGCTTCACCGAACGGATGCCGCGCACGCGGCTGGTCATCACGACGCGCAGTTCGGACGCCATCGCGGCGCAGGTGCTGCGCGGCGAGCTGGACCTGGGCCTGGTGACCCTGCCGCAGAACCACCCCGAGCTGGAGGAGGCGGCGCTGTTCCGGCAGCGTCTGGTGCCGGTGGTGCCGGCGGGGCATCCCCTGGCGGCGGCCGGGGAAGTCCATTGGTCCGACCTGGCCGGCCTGCCCATGCTCTTGATAGACCGGCGCACCCGCACAGGCGCGGCGCTCCGGGAGCATTTTGAGCAGGTGGGTTTTTCGCCCCAGGTGGTGCTAGACAGCGGGTCCTTCGAGGTGGTCAAACGCTATCTCGCCGAGGGCGCGGGGGTCTCGTTTCTTCCCGAGGGCATCCTGACCCCGTCGGACACGGGGCTGCGGGCGCTGGAGATGCCGGACCTGCAAGAGATCGTCATCGGCGCGCTTTGGCGCCGCGACACCCCGCTTTCCCGCGCGGCGGGGGTCTTTCTGGAGACACTGGGGGGGACGGTCCCCGGTCAGCGGGGCTGA
- a CDS encoding phosphoribosylformylglycinamidine cyclo-ligase, whose translation MSEHKKPMNYRDAGVNIDAANEALAEIKGLVKKTFNDQVLQDIGSFGAMYQLDLQNLEEPVLVSSVDGVGTKLKLAFMTGKHDTVGIDLVSHCVNDILVQGARPLFFLDYFAVGKLEPQVVVDVLRGLTTGCRYAGCALIGGETAEMPDMYQPQEYDLAGTIVGIVDRKKIVDGSAIREGDVILGLPSSGLHTNGYSLARKIVFEAAGLGVNDAMPHTGRTVAEALMEPHVSYAKLMQLVMKVVEVRGMAHITGGGITENFPRILPEGLGAEVNLEAWEVPGVFRFLQEAGNVEELEMLRTFNVGVGFMVVVPEKDVERALETIGLAGKTCQVVGRITRGERRVHYIGKLRYAGE comes from the coding sequence ATGAGCGAACACAAAAAGCCGATGAATTACCGGGACGCCGGGGTCAATATTGACGCGGCCAACGAGGCCCTGGCCGAGATCAAGGGACTGGTCAAGAAGACCTTCAATGACCAGGTTCTCCAGGACATCGGCAGTTTTGGGGCCATGTACCAGCTCGACCTCCAGAACCTGGAGGAGCCGGTGCTGGTGTCCAGCGTGGACGGCGTGGGCACGAAGCTCAAGCTGGCCTTCATGACGGGCAAGCACGACACGGTCGGGATAGACCTGGTCTCCCACTGCGTGAACGACATCCTGGTGCAGGGGGCGCGCCCCCTGTTTTTCCTTGACTATTTCGCCGTCGGGAAACTGGAGCCGCAGGTGGTGGTGGATGTGCTCCGCGGGCTGACGACGGGCTGCCGCTACGCCGGCTGCGCGCTCATCGGCGGGGAGACGGCGGAGATGCCGGACATGTACCAGCCGCAGGAGTACGACCTGGCCGGCACGATCGTGGGGATTGTGGACCGGAAGAAGATCGTGGACGGGTCGGCGATCCGGGAGGGCGACGTGATTCTTGGCCTGCCCTCCTCCGGGCTGCACACGAACGGGTACAGCCTGGCGCGGAAGATCGTGTTCGAGGCGGCGGGGCTCGGGGTCAACGACGCCATGCCCCACACGGGCCGCACGGTGGCCGAGGCGCTCATGGAGCCGCACGTCAGCTACGCCAAGCTGATGCAGCTGGTGATGAAGGTGGTGGAGGTCCGGGGGATGGCCCACATCACGGGCGGCGGCATCACGGAGAACTTCCCGCGCATCCTGCCGGAGGGGCTGGGCGCCGAGGTGAACCTGGAGGCCTGGGAGGTTCCCGGCGTGTTCCGTTTCCTTCAGGAGGCGGGCAACGTTGAGGAGCTGGAGATGCTCCGCACCTTCAACGTGGGCGTCGGCTTCATGGTGGTCGTCCCCGAGAAAGATGTCGAGCGGGCGCTGGAGACCATAGGACTCGCGGGGAAGACCTGCCAGGTGGTGGGCCGGATCACGCGCGGCGAGCGGCGCGTCCATTACATAGGGAAACTGCGTTATGCCGGTGAATAG
- a CDS encoding DUF1573 domain-containing protein: MRLRAGHVVFALIALVTAFMVVVTTRVPSGDPASDAGVDATLPPAGSAPDERAVLEIDREMDFGIISRAEPAHRTLPVCNRGKRPLVIRDIQTSCACTRGELPPGKNIIPPGGCADVRVTVFPNRIFGFKSVKTLTFMSNDPVNPSVTVDVAATVDPEFSLEPETLDFGTVEKGTETRRTLRLATLTEEPVTVTAAGDRMPDAAETAPPGPWRHEIEKVPEADWKVPGKPEWLIHVTLEDWAAPGSLESAVFLSTDVKRFPHFRVPVTGEVRAPYTLTPDIPGGVLLLPAGQFAVLAVRAEAPLSCAGTGEVAGLTAAVQPDGDGRGFQLTVSGSPDSPPGRHEETLRVDIQTGEKTFQERLRVRWFGAARPPGDTPEPGPPGPATGE, from the coding sequence ATGCGTCTGCGCGCGGGACACGTTGTCTTTGCCCTCATTGCGCTGGTCACGGCCTTCATGGTCGTGGTCACCACGCGCGTGCCCTCCGGGGACCCCGCCTCCGACGCGGGGGTGGACGCCACCCTGCCCCCGGCGGGCAGCGCCCCGGACGAGAGGGCCGTGCTGGAGATTGACCGCGAGATGGACTTCGGCATCATCTCCCGCGCGGAGCCCGCGCACCGCACCCTGCCCGTCTGCAACCGCGGGAAGCGCCCCCTTGTGATCCGGGACATCCAGACGAGCTGCGCCTGCACCCGCGGCGAGCTGCCGCCCGGGAAGAACATCATCCCCCCCGGCGGGTGCGCCGACGTGCGGGTGACCGTCTTCCCCAACCGGATTTTCGGCTTCAAGTCCGTGAAGACCCTCACCTTCATGAGCAACGACCCCGTCAACCCCTCTGTCACCGTCGACGTCGCCGCCACGGTGGACCCCGAGTTCTCGCTGGAGCCTGAAACCCTCGACTTCGGGACCGTGGAGAAGGGGACGGAAACCCGCCGCACCCTGCGGCTGGCCACGCTCACCGAGGAGCCCGTGACGGTCACCGCCGCGGGCGACCGCATGCCCGACGCCGCCGAAACGGCCCCGCCGGGCCCCTGGCGCCACGAGATCGAGAAAGTTCCCGAGGCCGACTGGAAGGTTCCCGGCAAACCGGAATGGCTCATCCATGTCACCCTGGAGGACTGGGCCGCCCCCGGTTCCCTCGAAAGCGCGGTTTTCCTCTCCACCGACGTCAAGCGGTTCCCCCACTTCCGCGTCCCCGTGACGGGCGAGGTGCGGGCTCCCTACACCCTCACCCCGGACATCCCCGGGGGCGTGCTGCTGCTGCCGGCGGGACAGTTTGCCGTGCTGGCGGTGCGCGCGGAGGCCCCGCTGTCCTGCGCGGGAACCGGGGAGGTGGCGGGGCTCACCGCGGCGGTGCAGCCGGACGGGGACGGGCGGGGTTTCCAGCTGACCGTGTCAGGGTCCCCGGATTCCCCGCCGGGCCGCCACGAGGAGACGTTGCGGGTGGACATCCAGACCGGCGAAAAGACCTTTCAGGAACGGCTGCGCGTGCGGTGGTTCGGCGCGGCCAGGCCGCCGGGAGACACCCCGGAGCCCGGCCCTCCCGGGCCCGCCACGGGAGAATGA
- a CDS encoding CDP-diacylglycerol O-phosphatidyltransferase: MTGSGGQTRPAFAALAAAWGVHFFTASGALLGLLAAAAATRGDALAAFWWMAATVAVDSVDGFLARSLRVKKVLPGVDGALLDNIVDFFTYTVVPAWFLLQIPLVPAGWAWPAVAGILYASAYQFSRSDAKTDDHTFSGFPSYWNILVFYLYMTGMPPVLNLAVILVCCVASFLPLRCLYPSRTQPLRPLTVALGLLWAACLLAVMLLYPEGRHHPFLAASWVYIAYYCAFSGWLTVRGWRGEGKTPGP, encoded by the coding sequence ATGACCGGCTCCGGCGGACAGACGCGCCCGGCTTTCGCCGCGCTGGCCGCGGCGTGGGGCGTCCACTTCTTCACCGCCTCCGGCGCCCTGCTCGGCCTGCTGGCCGCGGCCGCCGCCACGCGCGGCGACGCCCTTGCCGCGTTCTGGTGGATGGCCGCCACCGTCGCCGTGGACTCCGTGGACGGGTTTCTCGCCCGCAGCCTCCGCGTCAAGAAGGTCCTCCCCGGCGTGGACGGCGCGCTGCTCGACAACATCGTGGACTTCTTCACCTACACCGTCGTGCCCGCCTGGTTTCTCCTTCAAATCCCCCTGGTGCCCGCCGGATGGGCCTGGCCCGCCGTGGCGGGCATCCTCTACGCCTCCGCCTACCAGTTCAGCCGCAGCGACGCCAAAACCGACGACCACACCTTCAGCGGGTTCCCCTCCTACTGGAACATCCTCGTCTTCTACCTCTATATGACCGGTATGCCCCCCGTGCTCAACCTCGCGGTCATCCTCGTCTGCTGCGTCGCGTCCTTTCTGCCCCTGCGCTGCCTCTACCCCAGCCGCACGCAACCCCTGCGCCCACTGACCGTCGCGCTCGGCCTCCTGTGGGCCGCGTGCCTTCTGGCCGTCATGCTCCTTTACCCCGAAGGCCGCCACCATCCCTTCCTTGCCGCCTCCTGGGTCTACATCGCCTACTACTGCGCCTTCAGCGGCTGGCTCACCGTTCGCGGTTGGCGTGGAGAAGGGAAAACGCCGGGCCCTTGA
- a CDS encoding UDPGP type 1 family protein — protein sequence MEMEKTLRGRCEAHGQGHVFRFWGTLNAEERGRLLEQLAQVEFPLMERLAREWILETPPPARFERIEPVPVLPAAVHRGEGAPEAWDAGEAALRAGKVGLFLVAGGQGTRLGFPGPKGCYPIGPLTGKTLFQYHAEKLLNLRRRFGCALPWYIMVSAANEAATRAYFAENGHFGLGAENVVFLRQRMVPCMDGAGRFMLEAPGSLAMNPNGHGGCIPAMVENGVLDDARARGVEMLSYFQVDNWAVKVADPYFIGWHALKGAEMSSKVHRKNTAREAVGVHCLCDGVYQVIEYSELDIYPQLLETDAAGNVRYFAGNPAMHILSVEFVQGVFNRFDRFPWHLARKKIPFVNDAGELVKPDTPNGCKFETFVFDALQLVRHAPVAVEIGRLGEYTPTKQFEGDNSVVASRQSMAEWWGGWFNAAGAAVPRDAGGRVAVPLEVSPLFALTRDEFVEKAAGRVWDLSRGLSVDADGNTETPAAPSA from the coding sequence ATGGAGATGGAGAAGACGCTGAGGGGGCGCTGCGAGGCGCATGGACAGGGGCATGTGTTCCGGTTCTGGGGGACGTTGAACGCGGAGGAGCGCGGCCGCCTGCTGGAACAGCTCGCGCAGGTGGAGTTTCCGCTCATGGAGCGCCTTGCGCGGGAGTGGATCCTCGAGACGCCGCCGCCCGCCCGGTTTGAGCGCATCGAGCCTGTGCCCGTGCTGCCCGCCGCAGTCCACCGCGGCGAGGGCGCCCCGGAGGCGTGGGACGCGGGCGAGGCCGCCCTGCGCGCGGGGAAGGTTGGCCTGTTCCTGGTGGCGGGCGGCCAGGGCACGCGCCTCGGCTTTCCCGGGCCGAAAGGCTGCTACCCCATCGGGCCGCTGACGGGGAAGACGCTCTTCCAGTACCATGCGGAGAAGCTGTTGAACCTGCGCCGCCGCTTCGGCTGCGCGCTGCCATGGTACATCATGGTGAGCGCGGCCAACGAGGCCGCCACGCGCGCCTACTTCGCGGAGAACGGCCATTTCGGCCTCGGCGCGGAGAACGTGGTGTTCCTGCGCCAGCGCATGGTGCCCTGCATGGACGGCGCGGGCCGTTTCATGCTGGAGGCCCCCGGCTCGCTGGCCATGAACCCCAACGGCCACGGCGGCTGCATCCCCGCAATGGTGGAGAACGGCGTGCTCGACGACGCGCGGGCGCGCGGCGTGGAGATGCTCAGCTACTTCCAGGTGGACAACTGGGCGGTCAAGGTGGCCGACCCGTACTTCATCGGGTGGCACGCCCTCAAGGGCGCCGAGATGTCCTCCAAGGTCCACCGCAAGAACACGGCCCGCGAGGCCGTCGGCGTCCACTGCCTGTGCGACGGGGTGTACCAGGTCATCGAGTATAGCGAGCTGGACATTTACCCGCAGCTGCTGGAGACCGACGCGGCGGGCAATGTCCGCTATTTCGCCGGCAACCCCGCCATGCACATCCTGTCCGTCGAGTTCGTGCAGGGCGTCTTCAACCGCTTCGACCGGTTCCCCTGGCATCTGGCCCGCAAGAAAATCCCCTTCGTGAACGACGCCGGCGAGCTGGTGAAGCCCGACACCCCCAACGGCTGCAAGTTCGAGACCTTCGTGTTCGACGCCCTCCAGCTTGTGCGCCACGCCCCGGTGGCGGTCGAGATCGGCCGCCTCGGCGAGTACACGCCCACCAAGCAGTTCGAGGGCGACAACAGCGTGGTCGCGTCGCGCCAGTCCATGGCCGAGTGGTGGGGCGGCTGGTTCAACGCTGCGGGGGCCGCCGTGCCCCGGGACGCCGGGGGCCGTGTGGCGGTTCCCCTGGAGGTGAGCCCCCTGTTCGCGCTTACGCGCGACGAGTTTGTGGAGAAGGCCGCAGGCAGGGTCTGGGACCTGTCGCGCGGCCTCTCGGTGGACGCCGACGGCAACACCGAAACGCCCGCCGCGCCGTCCGCCTAG
- a CDS encoding CHAD domain-containing protein yields MNTWQLDAKETLAKGFARLMRAAVENAAREFSRTGEELDAGVHEGRKWLKKARALLKLCRAALEKEQYRAWNRKLRDAGRAVSAVRDDAALCETAERLLARDDLSPAARRTLEALRDGIAADDRDEARKCAALAVRRLKRLLAETDFSLRIPSSKEEGVLKRGLKRSLKGAQEACRASWPQDDTAGLHESRKRVKDLRYQAELLAGCWPGPVTALAEELHRLTDMLGCVLELSALRGMISGRALSRKIASEALTSKIDALFLRTRIQMIEPGPTASRFAMCWALWRAEARAGRAADHG; encoded by the coding sequence ATGAACACTTGGCAGCTTGACGCGAAAGAGACACTGGCCAAAGGCTTCGCGCGGTTGATGCGCGCGGCCGTGGAGAACGCGGCGCGGGAGTTTTCCCGCACGGGCGAGGAGCTGGACGCGGGCGTCCACGAGGGGCGCAAGTGGCTGAAAAAGGCCCGCGCCCTGCTCAAACTGTGCCGCGCCGCCCTGGAGAAGGAGCAGTACCGCGCCTGGAACCGCAAACTCCGCGATGCGGGGCGCGCGGTTTCCGCTGTCCGCGACGACGCGGCGCTGTGCGAGACGGCGGAACGGCTGCTGGCGCGGGACGACCTGTCCCCGGCGGCGCGGCGGACGCTGGAGGCCCTGCGCGACGGCATCGCCGCGGACGACCGGGACGAGGCGCGCAAGTGCGCGGCCCTGGCGGTCCGGCGGCTGAAACGTCTGCTCGCCGAGACGGATTTCTCCCTGCGCATTCCCTCCAGTAAGGAAGAGGGGGTGTTGAAGCGCGGGCTGAAGAGGTCGTTGAAGGGCGCGCAGGAGGCCTGCCGTGCCAGCTGGCCGCAGGACGACACGGCGGGGCTGCATGAATCGCGCAAGCGTGTCAAGGATTTGCGCTACCAGGCGGAACTGCTGGCCGGATGCTGGCCGGGCCCCGTCACCGCACTGGCGGAGGAACTTCACCGCCTGACGGACATGCTGGGGTGCGTGCTTGAGCTCTCGGCGCTTCGCGGCATGATCTCGGGACGCGCTCTCTCCCGCAAGATCGCATCGGAGGCGCTCACATCCAAGATTGATGCGCTGTTTCTGCGCACCCGGATTCAAATGATTGAACCGGGGCCGACGGCGTCGCGGTTTGCGATGTGCTGGGCGCTATGGCGCGCCGAGGCGCGGGCGGGAAGGGCCGCCGATCATGGGTGA
- the mltG gene encoding endolytic transglycosylase MltG: MGGGDLSGGGKKRRSFARLLLTLLSIAFAALLVAGGMAGLLAFAVYDHVTQPGVPGAELAVAVPEGTTGRDVGRILADHGLIEHELFFWLALKLDPAPKGIRHGEYTLRRGWSARQLLEKLQSGPDRMILENQFKVTIPEGLGIAQAAALTPDPEGFAQAARDPELVARAGVNAPSLEGFLMPNTYYFDQAPTGRELVERMLSQFEREYRKCLAEVPGAEKLDKLRVVTVASIVEEETRADEERPKVARVLYNRLDRGMRLQMDSTLQYALQKYGQRILETDLQTDSPYNTYLNTGLPPGPICSPGTASLRAALRPETGKWVFFVSNADGRTHTFSVTEEEHLKAVARFRREIAPQRRALREQQGTSP; encoded by the coding sequence ATGGGGGGCGGAGACCTTTCCGGCGGCGGGAAGAAACGGCGCTCTTTCGCGCGCCTCCTGCTCACCCTGCTGTCCATCGCGTTCGCGGCGTTGCTGGTCGCCGGGGGGATGGCTGGGCTGCTGGCCTTCGCGGTGTACGACCATGTCACCCAGCCGGGCGTGCCCGGCGCGGAGCTTGCGGTGGCCGTGCCCGAGGGGACCACGGGCCGCGACGTGGGGCGGATTCTGGCCGACCACGGCCTGATCGAGCATGAGCTGTTCTTCTGGCTGGCCCTCAAGCTGGACCCGGCGCCCAAGGGCATCCGCCACGGCGAATACACCCTGCGGCGCGGCTGGTCGGCGCGGCAGCTCCTGGAAAAACTCCAGTCCGGCCCCGACCGCATGATCCTCGAAAACCAGTTCAAGGTGACCATTCCCGAGGGGCTGGGCATCGCGCAGGCGGCGGCCCTGACCCCGGACCCGGAGGGGTTTGCACAGGCGGCGCGCGACCCGGAGCTGGTCGCGCGCGCGGGCGTGAACGCGCCGAGCCTCGAGGGATTCCTCATGCCCAACACCTACTATTTCGACCAGGCCCCCACGGGCCGCGAGCTGGTGGAGCGCATGCTTTCCCAGTTCGAGCGGGAGTACCGGAAATGCCTGGCCGAGGTGCCGGGGGCGGAGAAACTCGACAAGCTGCGCGTGGTCACGGTGGCCTCCATCGTGGAGGAGGAGACCCGCGCCGACGAGGAGCGCCCGAAGGTCGCCCGCGTCCTCTACAACCGCCTCGACAGGGGCATGCGCCTCCAGATGGACTCGACCCTCCAGTACGCCCTCCAGAAATACGGCCAGCGCATCCTGGAGACGGACCTCCAGACCGACTCGCCCTACAACACCTACCTCAACACGGGCCTGCCCCCCGGCCCGATCTGCAGCCCCGGCACCGCCAGCCTGCGTGCGGCCCTCCGCCCGGAAACGGGCAAATGGGTTTTCTTCGTGTCCAACGCCGACGGCCGCACCCACACCTTCAGCGTCACCGAGGAGGAGCACCTCAAGGCCGTGGCCCGGTTCCGCCGCGAGATCGCCCCCCAGCGCCGCGCCCTGCGCGAGCAGCAGGGGACCTCACCATGA
- a CDS encoding GntR family transcriptional regulator, whose translation MQENLEVIARIRKDIRDGILQGRYPVDGVVPSELQLAASYQVGRATARQALRDLESEGFITRSRGSRSRVAPREAWARNVLHCSGEGLLAVAVPTYQSLYCRRIVEAFNAGASAAAFQSITYAVSFTTAHEVEFLHHVGEIGVKGLALWLQHDTPETASILASLRDRGCAVVMVDHGEAAPGVDCVTTDNFALGCGLTEALIQRGHTQVAFVRDTNMISSTRNRREGWRAALAAAGLEAPPELEGPIDPATPEMETVLLRIMARRCKPTALYCSHDSLAIAVADCLASLGYRIPEDVEIATSDDDEFAARRGIPMLLAAQPGEEIGRAAVGLLMKRIETPARPPESIVLPPVGGVKAYQPR comes from the coding sequence ATGCAGGAGAATTTAGAGGTGATTGCGAGGATCAGGAAGGATATCCGGGATGGTATCCTCCAGGGGCGCTATCCCGTGGACGGGGTGGTGCCTTCGGAGCTGCAGCTGGCGGCCTCGTACCAAGTGGGCCGGGCGACGGCGCGGCAGGCGCTGCGCGACTTGGAGTCGGAGGGGTTCATCACGCGGTCGCGGGGGAGCCGGTCGCGGGTGGCGCCGCGCGAGGCCTGGGCCAGGAACGTGCTGCACTGCTCGGGCGAGGGGCTGCTGGCCGTCGCCGTGCCGACGTACCAGTCGCTGTACTGCCGCCGGATCGTCGAGGCGTTCAATGCGGGGGCGAGCGCGGCGGCATTCCAGTCCATCACCTACGCGGTGAGTTTCACGACGGCCCACGAGGTGGAGTTTCTCCACCATGTGGGCGAGATCGGGGTGAAGGGGCTGGCGCTGTGGCTCCAGCATGACACGCCGGAGACGGCGTCCATCCTGGCCTCCCTGCGGGACCGGGGCTGCGCGGTGGTGATGGTTGACCACGGCGAGGCGGCGCCGGGCGTGGACTGCGTGACGACGGACAATTTCGCGCTGGGCTGCGGGCTGACGGAGGCGCTGATCCAGCGCGGCCACACCCAGGTCGCCTTTGTGCGGGACACGAACATGATCTCCAGCACGCGGAACCGCCGGGAGGGCTGGCGCGCGGCCCTGGCGGCGGCGGGACTGGAAGCCCCCCCGGAGCTGGAGGGCCCCATTGACCCCGCCACCCCGGAGATGGAGACGGTGCTTCTGCGGATTATGGCGCGCCGGTGCAAGCCCACGGCCCTCTACTGCTCCCACGACAGCCTGGCCATTGCGGTGGCGGACTGCCTGGCCTCCCTGGGATACCGGATTCCCGAGGATGTGGAGATCGCCACTTCGGACGACGATGAGTTCGCCGCGCGGCGCGGCATTCCCATGCTGCTGGCCGCGCAGCCGGGCGAGGAAATCGGCCGGGCCGCCGTCGGCCTGCTCATGAAGCGCATCGAAACCCCCGCAAGGCCGCCGGAATCCATCGTGCTGCCCCCCGTGGGCGGGGTGAAGGCCTATCAGCCCCGCTGA